The following coding sequences are from one Triticum aestivum cultivar Chinese Spring chromosome 5A, IWGSC CS RefSeq v2.1, whole genome shotgun sequence window:
- the LOC123106021 gene encoding zinc finger BED domain-containing protein RICESLEEPER 2 yields MDEDKDKEYEEQNLFVVPPLQAGADMSDDDTSEGYKESADELEGDTMSEESLVHVVSSEEEARERKRKKNKRPRANAPVRTSSNVWAHFHKVKEPDEKTGEIVLKAVCNYCIDKKYAYTQGGSTSTIGRHHLKCKNYKAKMARDAIQTTLELRKINGTGSGPTMHPSIEYDQGIVKELIAKMICVHEYSFRMVEHEWFNILMKCMNPNYKPIERKAIRAECMRVYKKEKEVLKSVLKGVSSICLTTDLWTSNQTLSYMCVVAHYIDGNWNMQTRVLAFIELDPPHSGNVIADALYACVTEWNIETKIMSVTLDNASNNDGAVDALKAKFSFRRGNDFERQYFHIRCCAHILNLVVQDGTEVLDNLINSLRETVKYFKSSPSRLHAFVATCKSLGVKVGNHLHLDCKTRWSSTYKMISTARDYKEALTSHAGSNANYAWAPTNAEWDMYDLISPLLESLAEVTNAFSGSLYPTSNIFYPYIVGVKLAIKRAMTSDSDHYKEMGEAMLEKFDKYWEEKNNAMVIATVFDPRYKMNYIEWAFGELYGVEVRGVGLR; encoded by the exons atGGATGAGGACAAGGACAAGGAATATGAGGAGCAGAATCTGTTTGTGGTTCCGCCATTGCAAGCGGGTGCTGATATGTCGGATGATGATACATCAGAGGGGTATAAGGAATCAGCAGATGAACTGGAAGGTGACACTATGTCCGAGGAATCACTTGTGCATGTTGTCTCTAGTGAGGAGGAGGCAagagaaaggaaaaggaaaaagaacaAGAGGCCAAGAGCCAATGCTCCCGTTAGGACGTCATCCAATGTTTGGGCCCATTTTCACAAGGTCAAGGAGCCAGATGAGAAGACTGGAGAGATTGTGTTGAAGGCTGTTTGTAATTATTGTATTGATAAGAAGTATGCGTATACGCAAGGTGGCAGCACCTCAACTATTGGAAGGCATCATTTAAAATGTAAGAATTACAAGGCCAAGATGGCTAGGgatgccatccaaacaactctggAATTGCGCAAAATCAATGGTACAGGAAGTGGTCCAACAATGCACCCCTCTATTGAGTATGACCAAGGAATTGTGAAGGAGCTTATTGCTAAGATGATATGTGTGCATGAGTATTCATTTAGAATGGTTGAACATGAGTGGTTCAACATTCTAATGAAGTGCATGAATCCAAATTATAAACCCATTGAAAGGAAGGCAATACGAGCCGAGTGCATGAGGGTCTACAAGAAAGAAAAAGAGGTGCTTAAATCTGTCCTAAAGGGTGTGAGCTCCATATGTCTAACTACAGATTTGTGGACAAGCAACCAAACCTTATCTTACATGTGTGTGGTTGCACACTACATAGATGGGAATTGGAATAtgcaaacccgtgttcttgctttCATAGAGTTGGACCCTCCTCACTCTggaaatgtcattgcagatgctctCTATGCTTGTGTGACAGAATGGAATATTGAGACCAAAATAATGTCCGTCACACTTGACAACGCTTCAAACAATGATGGTGCAGTCGATGCTTTGAAGGCCAAGTTCTCGTTTCGGAGAG GTAATGACTTCGAAAGACAGTATTTTCATATCCGTTGTTGTGCACACATCCTCAACTTGGTCGTGCAAGATGGGACGGAGGTCTTAGATAATTTGATAAACAGCTTGAGAGAGACGGTGAAGTACTTCAAGAGTTCACCTTCTCGTCTCCATGCTTTTGTTGCCACTTGCAAAAGCTTGGGTGTCAAAGTTGGTAATCATTTACACCTGGATTGTAAAACAAGGTGGAGTTCAACCTATAAGATGATTAGCACTGCCCGTGATTATAAGGAAGCCTTGACCTCTCATGCTGGTTCCAATGCCAACTATGCTTGGGCGCCGACAAACGCAGAGTGGGACATGTATGACCTTATCTCTCCATTACTTGAGAGTTTGGCTGAGGTGACAAATGCATTTTCAGGAAGTTTATATCCCACTTCGAACATCTTCTATCCATACATTGTTGGTGTCAAGCTTGCAATCAAACGTGCAATGACTAGTGATAGTGACCACTACAAGGAAATGGGTGAAGCAATGTTGGAGAAGTTTGACAAATATTGGGAAGAAAAGAACAATGCCATGGTGATCGCAACCGTCTTTGATCCACG GTACAAGATGAATTACATAGAGTGGGCCTTTGGAGAACTATATGGAGTAGAAGTACGAGGTGTAGGACTGAGATGA